The proteins below come from a single Miscanthus floridulus cultivar M001 chromosome 1, ASM1932011v1, whole genome shotgun sequence genomic window:
- the LOC136505687 gene encoding alcohol dehydrogenase-like 5 isoform X1 produces MSPFHLRRLPPQLRRRHRGRSSVEDGQGGAGLGCCCLWAWICRFGAGAVTCDGHTLGCHVVQGAKMCGASKVIGVDLNPDKEEVGRSFGVTDFVNPSQLDNRSVIEVIVEMTGGGVDYSFECIGAPSVMTDAFRCTKMGKGKTVVLGLGRDSDQVCLPSLELLFGRCVMGSLFGGIKPKTDIPILAKKCMDKELQLDALVTHELGLQEINTAFDLLLQGKCLRCIIWMDKDK; encoded by the exons ATGTCACCTTTTCATTTGCGGCGCCTGCCTCCTCAGCTGCGGCGCCGGCACCG GGGTAGGAGCAGCGTGGAGGACGGCCAAGGTGGAGCCGGGCTCGGCTGTTGCTGTCTTTGGGCTTGGATCTGTCGGTTTGGCG CAGGAGCTGTAACTTGTGACGGTCACACTTTGGGTTGTCACGTGGTCCAAGGCGCGAAAATGTGTGGAGCATCCAAGGTTATCGGTGTTGATCTCAACCCTGACAAGGAGGAAGTAG GGAGATCGTTTGGCGTGACAGACTTCGTCAATCCATCGCAACTAGACAACCGTTCCGTCATAGAG GTGATCGTTGAGATGACCGGCGGCGGCGTCGACTACAGCTTCGAGTGCATCGGCGCGCCGTCGGTGATGACCGACGCCTTCAGATGCACCAAGATG GGAAAGGGCAAGACGGTCGTGCTGGGACTGGGAAGGGACAGCGACCAGGTGTGCCTGCCGTCGCTGGAGCTGCTGTTCGGCAGGTGCGTCATGGGGTCGCTCTTCGGCGGGATCAAGCCCAAGACCGACATCCCCATCCTCGCCAAGAAATGCATGGACAAGGAGCTGCAGCTGGACGCGCTGGTCACGCATGAGCTTGGACTGCAGGAGATCAACACGGCCTTCGACCTGCTCCTGCAGGGGAAATGTCTTCGCTGCATCATCTGGATGGACAAGGACAAGTGA
- the LOC136505687 gene encoding alcohol dehydrogenase-like 5 isoform X2, with translation MSPFHLRRLPPQLRRRHRGRSSVEDGQGGAGLGCCCLWAWICRFGGAVTCDGHTLGCHVVQGAKMCGASKVIGVDLNPDKEEVGRSFGVTDFVNPSQLDNRSVIEVIVEMTGGGVDYSFECIGAPSVMTDAFRCTKMGKGKTVVLGLGRDSDQVCLPSLELLFGRCVMGSLFGGIKPKTDIPILAKKCMDKELQLDALVTHELGLQEINTAFDLLLQGKCLRCIIWMDKDK, from the exons ATGTCACCTTTTCATTTGCGGCGCCTGCCTCCTCAGCTGCGGCGCCGGCACCG GGGTAGGAGCAGCGTGGAGGACGGCCAAGGTGGAGCCGGGCTCGGCTGTTGCTGTCTTTGGGCTTGGATCTGTCGGTTTGGCG GAGCTGTAACTTGTGACGGTCACACTTTGGGTTGTCACGTGGTCCAAGGCGCGAAAATGTGTGGAGCATCCAAGGTTATCGGTGTTGATCTCAACCCTGACAAGGAGGAAGTAG GGAGATCGTTTGGCGTGACAGACTTCGTCAATCCATCGCAACTAGACAACCGTTCCGTCATAGAG GTGATCGTTGAGATGACCGGCGGCGGCGTCGACTACAGCTTCGAGTGCATCGGCGCGCCGTCGGTGATGACCGACGCCTTCAGATGCACCAAGATG GGAAAGGGCAAGACGGTCGTGCTGGGACTGGGAAGGGACAGCGACCAGGTGTGCCTGCCGTCGCTGGAGCTGCTGTTCGGCAGGTGCGTCATGGGGTCGCTCTTCGGCGGGATCAAGCCCAAGACCGACATCCCCATCCTCGCCAAGAAATGCATGGACAAGGAGCTGCAGCTGGACGCGCTGGTCACGCATGAGCTTGGACTGCAGGAGATCAACACGGCCTTCGACCTGCTCCTGCAGGGGAAATGTCTTCGCTGCATCATCTGGATGGACAAGGACAAGTGA
- the LOC136505687 gene encoding alcohol dehydrogenase-like 5 isoform X3: protein MSPFHLRRLPPQLRRRHRGRSSVEDGQGGAGLGCCCLWAWICRFGGRSFGVTDFVNPSQLDNRSVIEVIVEMTGGGVDYSFECIGAPSVMTDAFRCTKMGKGKTVVLGLGRDSDQVCLPSLELLFGRCVMGSLFGGIKPKTDIPILAKKCMDKELQLDALVTHELGLQEINTAFDLLLQGKCLRCIIWMDKDK from the exons ATGTCACCTTTTCATTTGCGGCGCCTGCCTCCTCAGCTGCGGCGCCGGCACCG GGGTAGGAGCAGCGTGGAGGACGGCCAAGGTGGAGCCGGGCTCGGCTGTTGCTGTCTTTGGGCTTGGATCTGTCGGTTTGGCG GGAGATCGTTTGGCGTGACAGACTTCGTCAATCCATCGCAACTAGACAACCGTTCCGTCATAGAG GTGATCGTTGAGATGACCGGCGGCGGCGTCGACTACAGCTTCGAGTGCATCGGCGCGCCGTCGGTGATGACCGACGCCTTCAGATGCACCAAGATG GGAAAGGGCAAGACGGTCGTGCTGGGACTGGGAAGGGACAGCGACCAGGTGTGCCTGCCGTCGCTGGAGCTGCTGTTCGGCAGGTGCGTCATGGGGTCGCTCTTCGGCGGGATCAAGCCCAAGACCGACATCCCCATCCTCGCCAAGAAATGCATGGACAAGGAGCTGCAGCTGGACGCGCTGGTCACGCATGAGCTTGGACTGCAGGAGATCAACACGGCCTTCGACCTGCTCCTGCAGGGGAAATGTCTTCGCTGCATCATCTGGATGGACAAGGACAAGTGA
- the LOC136505665 gene encoding alcohol dehydrogenase-like 7 — protein sequence MENHGPKPIRCKAAVSRAAGEPLAIEEIVVDPPKSHEVRIRIICTSLCHSDVTFWRMKDFPGIFPRIFGHEAFGVVESVGEHVEEFAAGDAVVPTFLGQCSECVDCRSTRSNMCSKYRFAVRPGMPRDGTTRFSDGQGRPLHHFLGVSSFTEYTVVDVNQVVKVNPAMPPALACLLSCGASTGIGAAWKQAKVEPGSAVAIFGLGAVGLAVAEGARICGASKIIGVDINPEKYELGKKFGVTQFINPKELGEKPVHQAIIEMTDGGADYCFECIGLAALMNDAFRSSRDGWGKTIILGVEMHGAPLSISSHEILHGKSVVGSTFGGVKPKQDIPILAAKYLNKELELDKFITHEVGLKDINEAFDLLLQGKSVRCTIWMDK from the exons ATGGAGAACCATGGCCCCAAACCCATCCGATGCAAAG CGGCCGTGAGCAGGGCCGCCGGCGAGCCGCTGGCCATCGAGGAGATCGTCGTGGACCCGCCCAAGTCGCACGAGGTCAGGATCAGGATCATCTGCACGTCGCTCTGCCACAGCGACGTCACGTTCTGGCGCATGAag GATTTCCCAGGCATTTTCCCCAGAATATTTGGCCACGAAGCCTTCGG GGTTGTGGAGAGCGTCGGCGAGCACGTGGAGGAGTTCGCCGCGGGCGATGCGGTGGTGCCGACGTTCTTGGGGCAGTGCAGCGAGTGCGTGGACTGCAGATCGACGCGGAGCAACATGTGCTCCAAGTACCGGTTCGCGGTGCGCCCGGGGATGCCGCGCGACGGCACCACCCGGTTCAGCGACGGCCAGGGGCGCCCGCTCCACCACTTCCTGGGCGTGTCCAGCTTCACCGAGTACACCGTGGTGGACGTGAACCAAGTCGTCAAGGTCAACCCCGCCATGCCGCCGGCACTCGCCTGCCTGCTCAGCTGCGGCGCCTCTACGG GGATCGGAGCCGCATGGAAGCAGGCGAAAGTTGAGCCTGGATCTGCGGTCGCTATCTTTGGCCTCGGCGCTGTAGGATTGGCG GTTGCTGAAGGAGCCAGGATTTGTGGGGCGTCAAAGATAATCGGCGTGGATATAAACCCTGAGAAATATGAACTTG GAAAGAAGTTCGGCGTGACACAATTCATCAATCCCAAAGAACTTGGTGAGAAACCTGTCCACCAG GCGATCATCGAGATGACCGACGGTGGCGCGGACTACTGCTTCGAGTGCATTGGACTGGCGGCGCTAATGAACGACGCATTTCGGAGCTCCCGAGAC GGGTGGGGCAAGACGATCATTCTTGGAGTGGAAATGCACGGTGcccctctctccatctcttctcaTGAGATCCTCCACGGGAAGTCTGTCGTCGGGTCCACGTTCGGAGGGGTGAAGCCTAAGCAGGACATTCCCATTCTCGCCGCCAAGTACCTGAACAAG GAGTtggagcttgacaagttcataaCCCATGAAGTCGGCCTCAAGGACATCAATGAAGCTTTTGACCTGCTGCTCCAAGGGAAGAGTGTCAGGTGCACCATATGGATGGACAAGTGA